CGAGCAGCCGGAGCCGTGTGCCAGCGGGACGCTCCTCGACGCGCAGATTCTCCGGGCGCAGGGGGAGGTTCGCCGCGCACAGCACGCGCTCGACGCGACGGGGGAACGGGCCGCAGCGCTGGCGGTCGCGGCGACCGAGTTGGAGTTGTTACGGCGCGAGCAGATCGAGTAATCAGCGGGCCGGCTCGTCGAGTACGACCGGCACACCCCGGCCGGCCACGTCCACGACGAAGGCGTCGGCGTCCGTTTCGAGCACGTCGAGCGTGTCGTAGTGAATCGGGAGCACGAGATTCGGGTCGAGCGCCTCGGCCAGCGCCGCGGCCTCGTGGCGGTCCATCGTCGGTCCCCCGCCGATTGGTGGACAAAACAGCGACACGTCGAGCGCGGCGTGGCCGTCGAGCACGTCCGTGTCCCCGGGCCAGAAGACGGTCACGTCGCGGTCCCACACGCTCGGGAGGGTGAGGTGGTAGCCGCAGCCGCGACCCTTCGGGTGGGGCACGTCGCCGTCGCGGTCGTTGTACGCCGGGACGGTCCGGACGAACACCTCGCCCGGCCGGGGACCGTCCTGTCGGTCGCCGGTCGCGGGACCGACAGCGATGTCGGTCTCGCTGTCGACCCACCGGACCTCGTAGGGGAGGTCGGCGGGCCGGTCCACGTCGCGGTCGATGCGGTTCGTGTCGATACCCTCGAAGACAACGAGCGTGGCGTCGTCGGCTGCGACCTGGCGGACCGCGTCGCTGTCGTAGTGGTGGGCGTGGGTGATACAAATCACGTCCCCGTCGTTCGGTTCGATACCGTCGAGGACACCGTAGCGGCCGGGGTCACAGTAGACGACGACACCGTCGCCCGCGAGCCGGAGGGTGGCGTAGCCGAGCCAGCGGACCGTCGTGCCGTCGTGGTGGACCATTCAGACGAGGTCGTCGAACTGCTTGTGGCCCTCGATGGCCACGCCGTCGTCGGTGATTTCGGCGAGGTAGATACCGTTGCCGGAGCCGGTGTCGCGCTCGACGGCCGACTTGATACCGCGGGCGGCGACGGTGCGCGCCTCGTCGAGCGTCAAGTCGTCCGCGTACTGGCCTTCGAGCACACCGTAGGCCATCTGCATCCCGGAGCCGGTGACGGTGTAGTCGTCGCGCATGACGCCGCCGGCGGGGTCGAGCGAGAAGACGTGGCTCCCCTCGGCGTCGACGCCGCCGAGGATGGGCGACACCATGAAGAAGGGACCGCCGCGCAGGAAGTTTCCACAGAGGGTGGAAAGCGCCTGCATGCTCATCTCGGAGCCGCGGCGCGTCTCGTAGAGGCTCGCCTCCGCGCGGATGGTGTCGATGAACGACTGTGCACCGCCGACGGAGCCGGCCATCGTGAGCGCCGCGGTCGGGTGGACCTCCTCGACCTTCTGGACGTCCTTGTTGGAGACGAAGCGGCCGCCGAGGGAAGCGCGCATGTCCGTCGCCATCACGACGCCGTCGGGCGTCGTCAGGCCGATGGTCGTCGTGCCGGTCTTGTTGACGCTGTCGAGGTCGGCCTCGGTCACGTCGCTTTCGGGCAGTTCGCCGACCTCCGGCTCGTAGGGGTCGAAGTCGGGGTCGAGGTCGAAGCCGGTGTCGAGGTGTCGCGGGCTATCGAGCTCGTCGAGCTCGTCGAGAGAATCCTCCTGACGCATTACCTGTTATTCGGCGGGCGGGCTGATAAACGCCACCCTTCGGCCGCTCACGAGAGGCGCTTGTTCATCCGCTCGAACAGTCGCCCGGACGGCGTCGGCAGGCCGAGTCGCTTGGCGACCAGCGCGACCGGCATGAAGGCCAGTCCGGCGAGGACGGTCAGTTGGTAGGCGAACAGCATCGAGAGGCGGGTGAGTCGTCCCATGTGGGATACTCGATGGCGAGGCCACTGACGTATATAACTCTTCCCCGGGCCACCGCCTCGATCGACGCCGACATCGCGTCGCTGTCGTGTGGTTCCCAGAT
This portion of the Halosegnis longus genome encodes:
- a CDS encoding MBL fold metallo-hydrolase, whose translation is MVHHDGTTVRWLGYATLRLAGDGVVVYCDPGRYGVLDGIEPNDGDVICITHAHHYDSDAVRQVAADDATLVVFEGIDTNRIDRDVDRPADLPYEVRWVDSETDIAVGPATGDRQDGPRPGEVFVRTVPAYNDRDGDVPHPKGRGCGYHLTLPSVWDRDVTVFWPGDTDVLDGHAALDVSLFCPPIGGGPTMDRHEAAALAEALDPNLVLPIHYDTLDVLETDADAFVVDVAGRGVPVVLDEPAR
- the psmB gene encoding archaeal proteasome endopeptidase complex subunit beta; translation: MRQEDSLDELDELDSPRHLDTGFDLDPDFDPYEPEVGELPESDVTEADLDSVNKTGTTTIGLTTPDGVVMATDMRASLGGRFVSNKDVQKVEEVHPTAALTMAGSVGGAQSFIDTIRAEASLYETRRGSEMSMQALSTLCGNFLRGGPFFMVSPILGGVDAEGSHVFSLDPAGGVMRDDYTVTGSGMQMAYGVLEGQYADDLTLDEARTVAARGIKSAVERDTGSGNGIYLAEITDDGVAIEGHKQFDDLV